Proteins found in one Triticum aestivum cultivar Chinese Spring chromosome 4D, IWGSC CS RefSeq v2.1, whole genome shotgun sequence genomic segment:
- the LOC123095804 gene encoding elongation of fatty acids protein 3-like codes for MAAALLRHVRWLLVEHPAVASFHWRPGTTLAASPSFPAAVICAYLATVLLLHRRILPLPSLPPRALRAVSALHNCVLLALSAAMAAGCVLSAAATAPSPRWAFCFPPDGATEASGPVFFWAHVFYLSKMYELGDTLLILLARRPLTLLHVYHHALVIAMCYLWLATRQSLMPVALVTNAAVHVVMYAYYLCCTLGLRWPPRWKRAVTELQILQFLFSFAASVVMLWFHFAGGGCEGMAGWAFNAVFNASLLALFLDFHGAAYAAKAKANKTNINNGNGNGNGGKSE; via the coding sequence ATGGCGGCCGCGCTGCTGCGCCACGTCCGGTGGCTCCTGGTCGAGCACCCCGCCGTCGCCTCCTTCCACTGGCGCCCGGGCACCACGCTCGCGGCGTCGCCGTCCTTCCCCGCCGCCGTCATCTGCGCCTACCTCGCCACGgtgctcctcctccaccgccgcatCCTGCCCCTGCCGTCCCTCCCGCCGCGCGCCCTCCGCGCCGTCTCCGCGCTGCACAACTGCGTCCTCCTCGCCCTCTCCGCCGCGATGGCCGCCGGCTGCGTGCTCTCCGCCGCGGCCACGGCGCCCTCGCCGCGCTGGGCCTTCTGCTTCCCCCCGGACGGCGCCACGGAGGCGTCGGGCCCGGTCTTCTTCTGGGCGCACGTCTTCTACCTCTCCAAGATGTACGAGCTCGGCGACACGCTGCTCATCCTCCTCGCCCGCCGCCCGCTCACCCTGCTCCACGTCTACCACCACGCCCTCGTCATCGCCATGTGCTACCTCTGGCTCGCCACGCGCCAGTCGCTCATGCCCGTCGCGCTCGTCACCAACGCCGCCGTGCACGTCGTCATGTACGCCTACTACCTCTGCTGCACCCTGGGCCTCCGCTGGCCGCCGCGCTGGAAGCGCGCCGTCACCGAGCTGCAGATCCTGCAGTTCCTCTTCAGCTTCGCCGCCTCCGTCGTCATGCTCTGGTTCCACTTCGCCGGCGGCGGGTGCGAGGGGATGGCCGGGTGGGCGTTCAACGCCGTCTTCAACGCCTCCCTGCTCGCGCTCTTCCTCGACTTCCACGGCGCCGCCTACGCCGCCAAGGCCAAGGCCAACAAGACCAACATCAacaatggcaatggcaatggcaatggGGGGAAATCAGAGTGA
- the LOC123095805 gene encoding uncharacterized protein has translation MAHQIPKVAHTLVEIAEVARYAYEHRSGHAPDHDGATALAADGEEAARLRAENAVLRARLADDLALLRELQGAPFVSQECPPDLHNRLVASVNNAGFLAHLEKVRDEPLHQHTKLSIGGVTEVDIGDIPYTKDEGKTGSWLLVSCDTAGGNLEEISGIDDENYVMVNEDDIVDAIATFVARCILEDPKSKSLSSKELQKAVASALSSMTDRKKWISFWEAGKVIYILATWGITIAGLYRSRAVLKMAAKGAVVSTKFIMKAL, from the exons ATGGCGCACCAGATCCCCAAGGTCGCGCACACCCTCGTCGAGATCGCCGAGGTCGCGCGCTACGCCTACGAGCACCGCTCCGGCCACGCTCCGGACCACGACGGCGCCACGGCGCTGGCCGCCGACGGGGAGGAGGCCGCGCGGCTGCGGGCGGAGAACGCCGTCCTCCGCGCCCGCCTCGCGGACGACCTCGCCCTCCTTCGCGAGCTTCAGGGCGCGCCCTTTGTTTCCCAGGAGTGCCCTCCCGAC TTGCATAATCGTCTTGTAGCATCAGTCAACAATGCTGGCTTCCTTGCTCATCTTGAGAAAGTACGAGACGAGCCGCTGCATCAACATACCAAACTATCTATTGGCGGTGTGACAG AGGTGGATATTGGAGATATTCCTTACACTAAAGATGAGGGGAAGACTGGGTCATGGCTCTTGGTTTCCTGTGACACTGCTGGGGGCAATTTGGAGGAAATTAGTGGAATTGATGACGAAAATTATGTGATGGTTAATGAAGATGACATCGTCGATGCTATTGCTACCTTTGTTGCTAGGTGCATTCTTGAAGATCCAAAGTCCAAG TCATTATCATCGAAAGAGCTGCAAAAAG CTGTTGCATCGGCATTGAGCAGCATGACAGACCGGAAGAAATGGATAAGTTTCTGGGAGGCTGGAAAGGTGATTTACATACTGGCAACTTGGGGGATCACAATAGCAGG GCTGTACAGGAGTCGTGCTGTCCTGAAGATGGCAGCCAAAGGAGCTGTCGTCTCCACCAAATTTATCATGAAGGCATTGTGA